The Cohnella abietis genome has a segment encoding these proteins:
- the ispG gene encoding flavodoxin-dependent (E)-4-hydroxy-3-methylbut-2-enyl-diphosphate synthase produces the protein MFRRTDTVAVQVGNLTIGGNNQVILQSMCTTKTADVAATVAEIKRLEEAGCQLVRVTVNNKEAAEAIKEIKRQISIPLVADIHFDYRLALLAIENGIDKVRINPGNIGRREKVEAVVKACKEKKIPIRIGVNAGSLENHLLEKYGYPTAEAMVESALFHIGILEELDFHDIIVSLKASDVPMAIEAYTKAAEVIRYPLHLGITEAGTLFSGTIKSSAGLGVLLNHGIGNTMRISLSADPVEEIKVAREMLKVFGLITDAPTLVSCPTCGRLDIDLFAVANEVEEYLSKLKVPIKVSVLGCAVNGPGEAREADIGIAGARGEGMLFRYGEMIRKVPEAELVSELKKEIDQIVASYAETGVIPGRKHG, from the coding sequence ATGTTCAGACGTACGGATACAGTAGCCGTTCAGGTCGGGAATTTAACGATCGGCGGGAACAACCAAGTGATTCTTCAAAGCATGTGTACAACGAAAACAGCTGATGTCGCCGCCACTGTCGCTGAAATTAAACGACTTGAAGAAGCGGGATGCCAGCTTGTTCGTGTGACGGTAAATAATAAAGAAGCCGCGGAAGCTATTAAAGAGATTAAGCGGCAGATCAGTATCCCACTTGTCGCAGATATCCATTTCGACTACCGACTTGCATTACTCGCTATCGAGAATGGCATAGATAAGGTTCGTATCAACCCAGGTAACATAGGTCGTCGTGAGAAGGTCGAAGCTGTTGTTAAAGCCTGTAAGGAAAAGAAAATTCCGATTCGGATAGGTGTCAACGCTGGTTCTTTAGAAAACCATTTACTTGAGAAGTACGGTTATCCTACGGCTGAAGCTATGGTAGAAAGCGCGTTATTTCATATCGGCATTCTAGAAGAGCTAGATTTCCATGATATTATCGTATCTCTTAAAGCATCCGATGTTCCAATGGCTATTGAGGCTTACACGAAAGCCGCCGAGGTTATTCGTTATCCGTTACATCTAGGTATAACAGAGGCAGGAACGTTGTTCTCCGGTACTATAAAAAGCTCTGCTGGTCTCGGTGTATTGCTTAACCACGGAATTGGTAACACAATGCGAATTTCCCTTAGTGCGGATCCTGTTGAAGAAATTAAGGTGGCCAGGGAAATGCTTAAGGTATTCGGTCTGATTACAGACGCTCCTACGCTCGTTTCCTGTCCGACCTGTGGTCGTTTGGATATCGATTTGTTCGCTGTTGCTAATGAAGTAGAAGAGTATTTGTCCAAGCTTAAGGTGCCTATTAAAGTATCTGTGCTTGGTTGTGCTGTTAACGGGCCTGGTGAAGCGCGCGAAGCCGATATCGGCATTGCAGGGGCTCGTGGAGAAGGTATGCTATTCCGTTACGGAGAAATGATTCGGAAAGTGCCTGAAGCGGAGCTTGTTTCTGAGCTGAAGAAGGAAATTGATCAGATTGTTGCATCCTATGCCGAGACTGGCGTTATCCCGGGGCGCAAACATGGATAA